The Gilliamella apicola genome window below encodes:
- the dsbB gene encoding disulfide bond formation protein DsbB, producing MLSLLNHYSNGRAAWFLLFLSTFIFELTALFFQHGLGLAPCTLCIYQRCAIFGIMIASIIGLIKPNNYIFRLGGILVWLFSAYKGFTLATFHAHLQFEPNFSDTCAINVQFPSWLPLNQWLPSMFNAYGSCADKIWTFLTIEMSQWMIIIFACYLFVGLTILISQFFPAKKI from the coding sequence ATGTTATCACTACTCAATCATTACTCAAATGGCAGAGCTGCTTGGTTTTTATTATTCCTTTCTACCTTTATTTTTGAATTAACAGCGCTCTTTTTTCAACATGGGTTAGGTCTAGCGCCTTGTACATTATGCATTTATCAACGCTGTGCTATTTTTGGGATTATGATCGCAAGCATTATCGGACTAATTAAGCCTAATAATTATATTTTTCGATTAGGCGGAATTTTGGTTTGGTTATTTAGTGCCTATAAAGGATTTACATTAGCTACATTTCACGCTCATTTACAATTTGAACCTAATTTCAGTGACACCTGTGCAATTAACGTTCAGTTTCCATCTTGGTTACCTTTAAATCAATGGTTACCAAGTATGTTTAATGCCTATGGCTCATGTGCCGATAAAATTTGGACTTTTTTAACCATCGAAATGTCTCAATGGATGATTATTATTTTTGCTTGTTATCTTTTTGTAGGTCTAACCATATTAATTTCTCAATTCTTTCCAGCAAAGAAAATATAA
- the bepA gene encoding beta-barrel assembly-enhancing protease: MLKKTVAFVLSTSLLLQNAPLVYADNINLPDIGTAAASTLSIGQEMEMGDYYMRLLRADAPIINDPVLNQYINDLGKKLVLKAESVQTPFHFYIMKSNVLNAFAFFGGNVVIHSKLILDTTNESQLASVMAHEIGHVTQRHLARAMENQNRNSPYVWGATLGSLLLTLANPEAGMMAITSTMAGSTQSMISFTQSNEQEADRVGLRTLARAGFDPYASSEFLQKLADETRFSSKPPEILLTHPLPNSRLSDIRNRSLQYSKKDVAPSLNYYLAKARLAILFSNNINTGKLLLEDYKKLNNEQSKIAMVYGSALADYRSGNYQRAKQQLQPLLDNDPNNIWYIDLMTDIDLNTNNNNAAINRLQAALKKSPNSSALQLNLANAYVKNKNYQQAVSLLHRYTFDHNDDTNGWELLISAYGGSHSRAQEMSAQAELIALEGQFQGSIQILQNAKNQTKGDQIMISRIEARIKKLQQLQQRYAQYSKR; this comes from the coding sequence ATGTTAAAAAAAACAGTCGCATTTGTACTATCTACATCGTTATTATTACAAAATGCCCCATTAGTTTATGCCGATAATATCAACCTTCCTGATATAGGTACTGCCGCAGCTTCAACATTAAGTATAGGACAAGAGATGGAGATGGGGGATTATTATATGCGCCTATTACGGGCTGATGCTCCTATCATTAACGATCCTGTTTTAAATCAATATATTAATGATTTAGGTAAAAAATTAGTTTTAAAAGCCGAATCAGTACAAACACCTTTTCATTTTTATATTATGAAAAGCAATGTACTCAACGCATTTGCTTTTTTTGGTGGTAATGTAGTTATTCACTCTAAGTTAATTCTGGATACGACTAATGAAAGCCAATTAGCTTCTGTCATGGCTCACGAAATTGGTCATGTTACTCAACGTCATTTGGCTAGGGCAATGGAAAACCAAAATCGCAACAGTCCTTATGTCTGGGGTGCGACATTAGGTTCTTTATTATTAACATTAGCCAATCCAGAAGCTGGGATGATGGCAATAACAAGTACCATGGCGGGTTCAACGCAAAGTATGATTAGCTTTACACAAAGTAATGAACAAGAAGCCGATCGCGTTGGTCTAAGAACACTTGCCAGAGCAGGATTTGATCCATATGCTTCATCGGAGTTCTTGCAAAAGTTAGCTGATGAAACTCGTTTTAGTAGTAAGCCACCAGAAATTTTACTTACTCATCCACTACCAAATAGTCGTTTATCCGATATTCGTAATCGTTCACTGCAATATTCTAAAAAAGATGTTGCCCCATCACTCAATTATTATTTAGCTAAAGCAAGATTAGCTATTTTATTCAGTAATAATATCAATACAGGCAAATTATTACTTGAAGATTACAAAAAACTCAATAATGAGCAAAGCAAAATTGCTATGGTTTATGGTAGTGCGCTAGCAGATTACCGAAGTGGCAATTATCAAAGAGCAAAACAGCAATTACAACCATTATTAGATAATGATCCCAATAATATTTGGTATATAGATTTAATGACGGATATTGATTTAAATACAAATAACAATAATGCTGCAATTAATCGATTACAAGCGGCATTAAAAAAATCACCAAATAGCTCAGCGTTACAACTTAATTTGGCTAATGCTTACGTGAAAAATAAAAATTATCAACAAGCTGTAAGTCTACTTCATCGATATACTTTTGATCATAATGATGATACTAATGGTTGGGAATTGTTGATTTCAGCTTATGGAGGATCACATTCAAGAGCGCAAGAAATGAGTGCTCAAGCAGAACTGATTGCACTAGAAGGTCAATTTCAAGGATCAATCCAAATATTGCAAAATGCTAAAAATCAAACCAAAGGCGATCAAATCATGATTTCGAGGATTGAGGCTAGAATTAAAAAGTTACAACAACTACAACAACGTTATGCACAATACAGTAAAAGATAA
- a CDS encoding histidine phosphatase family protein, giving the protein MKDLNLYLIRHGQTEWNIKDQMQGSQNSPLTEQGVLGAKITGQYLKDVPFLQAYSSTQQRAIETRNYIINENIKDIPTFELSDLQEMDFGDWEGRHVPALKKEVPEFTTYLTDPANFDASVNKGENYLDVLTRMKQGLNTIIQRAPQNTGNILVVSHGTVLRLLLCVLNGGDWRFHRDDQYFPRMLNTSVSVVNYQQADDEAEGKFTVKYYNNVDHLTDK; this is encoded by the coding sequence ATGAAAGATCTCAATTTATACTTAATTAGACATGGGCAAACAGAGTGGAATATTAAAGATCAAATGCAAGGATCGCAAAATTCTCCTCTGACAGAACAAGGCGTTTTAGGGGCTAAAATAACAGGGCAATATTTAAAAGATGTTCCTTTTTTGCAAGCATACTCTAGTACTCAACAACGTGCCATAGAAACGCGTAATTATATCATTAACGAAAATATCAAAGATATTCCCACATTTGAACTGTCCGATTTGCAAGAAATGGATTTTGGTGATTGGGAGGGTAGACATGTACCTGCTCTTAAAAAAGAAGTGCCAGAATTTACGACTTATTTAACTGATCCTGCTAATTTTGATGCTTCTGTCAATAAAGGTGAAAATTATCTTGATGTTCTAACGCGTATGAAACAAGGACTAAATACTATAATCCAAAGAGCGCCACAAAATACGGGTAATATTTTAGTCGTTTCGCATGGAACGGTATTACGGTTATTACTCTGCGTATTAAATGGTGGTGATTGGCGTTTTCACCGTGATGATCAATACTTTCCGCGCATGTTAAATACCAGTGTAAGTGTTGTTAATTATCAACAAGCGGATGATGAGGCAGAAGGAAAATTTACGGTTAAATACTATAATAATGTCGATCATTTAACGGATAAATAA
- the envC gene encoding murein hydrolase activator EnvC, whose amino-acid sequence MAIYQKFLIPILIGLMHANFLYAIDDNQKLQNLRQSIKEQEIRLAEQKKERTQLVSDLKQQETEIAKLLASIEKNSATLNKLNKEISQLIKQIDDLNIKQQQQRRALAKQLETAFKLGKNTGFELIFASEQSERNERLITYFGYINDAREQHINALRETQLQLNEKKLALQKKQVSQQTLQTKQKQEQVGLEKNRQDRKKTITSLESSMQVNQQKLAQLHENEAKLQAKIAEAERESRRIAEEEARQAKKIQAKQKNNNYTLSSEERALMARVSGIGKPKRQFNWPVSGSVLHQFGESLQGELYWKGMVINAKDGTQVKAITDGRVILASWLQGYGFVVAIDHGKGDMSLYGYNQRVLVAVGDKIYSGQPIALVGSSGGQNSSGLYFEIRRDGKALNPSGWLK is encoded by the coding sequence ATGGCTATTTATCAAAAGTTTCTTATCCCTATTTTAATTGGCTTAATGCATGCCAACTTTTTGTATGCGATTGATGACAATCAAAAATTACAAAATTTGCGCCAGTCAATTAAAGAACAAGAAATTCGGTTAGCTGAACAGAAAAAGGAAAGGACACAATTAGTTAGTGATCTCAAACAACAAGAAACAGAGATAGCCAAACTGCTGGCTTCAATTGAGAAAAATAGTGCTACACTGAATAAACTTAATAAGGAAATCTCTCAGTTAATCAAGCAAATTGATGATTTAAACATTAAACAACAGCAGCAAAGACGCGCATTAGCTAAGCAGCTTGAAACGGCTTTTAAACTGGGTAAGAACACCGGCTTTGAGCTTATTTTTGCTAGTGAACAAAGTGAACGCAATGAGCGCCTAATCACCTATTTTGGTTATATTAATGATGCCAGAGAACAACATATTAATGCCCTGCGTGAAACGCAATTGCAACTTAACGAAAAAAAATTAGCTTTACAAAAAAAGCAGGTTTCTCAACAGACGTTACAAACAAAGCAGAAGCAGGAGCAGGTTGGACTTGAAAAAAATCGCCAAGATAGAAAAAAAACGATTACCTCATTAGAATCATCCATGCAAGTTAATCAACAAAAACTGGCTCAATTGCATGAAAATGAGGCAAAACTACAAGCAAAAATTGCTGAAGCAGAGAGAGAAAGCCGACGTATAGCAGAGGAAGAAGCAAGACAAGCAAAAAAAATTCAAGCAAAACAAAAAAATAATAATTATACTTTAAGCTCAGAAGAGCGAGCCCTCATGGCTCGAGTTAGTGGTATTGGTAAACCTAAACGCCAATTTAATTGGCCAGTAAGTGGATCTGTCTTACATCAATTTGGCGAATCATTACAAGGTGAACTGTATTGGAAAGGGATGGTTATCAATGCTAAAGATGGTACACAAGTAAAAGCGATAACTGATGGACGCGTAATATTAGCAAGCTGGTTACAAGGTTATGGTTTTGTTGTTGCAATTGATCATGGTAAAGGTGATATGAGTTTGTATGGGTATAATCAAAGAGTGCTTGTGGCAGTCGGTGATAAAATTTATAGTGGTCAACCCATTGCGTTAGTGGGCTCAAGTGGCGGACAAAATAGTTCAGGATTATATTTTGAAATTCGTCGAGATGGAAAAGCTTTAAATCCTAGTGGATGGTTAAAATAG
- a CDS encoding divergent polysaccharide deacetylase family protein → MVRLLISMAIGLLLQTSNVWAAELAIVIDDFGYRQHNEEQIIKLSPNITVAVLPNSPNAHHIANIAHEHGNDVMIHLPMAPFGKQPLEKDTLYPYMEEEEVDRIVTNAVALVPYAIGVNNHMGSLMTSSQIGMENVMKALSYHSMFFLDSKTVGKTAVREAASLYDIPVVERDVFLDDKQNEAVISQQFDLAIRVARKNGSAIAIGHPHPQTLNVLKHKLANLPSDIELIKISQLVTPLTTESKPKVTLKYILEHCINQLEDAWNFNNNLNK, encoded by the coding sequence GTGGTTCGTTTACTCATTTCAATGGCCATTGGTCTATTATTACAAACAAGCAATGTATGGGCAGCAGAGTTAGCAATAGTTATTGATGATTTTGGCTATAGACAACATAATGAAGAGCAAATTATTAAACTTTCACCTAATATTACGGTGGCGGTGTTGCCTAATTCTCCAAATGCACATCATATTGCCAATATCGCTCATGAGCATGGTAATGATGTGATGATTCACTTACCAATGGCTCCGTTTGGTAAGCAGCCGTTAGAAAAAGATACGTTGTATCCTTATATGGAAGAAGAAGAAGTTGATCGTATTGTAACCAATGCGGTAGCGCTTGTACCTTATGCAATTGGAGTTAATAACCACATGGGCAGCTTAATGACATCCAGCCAAATTGGAATGGAAAATGTTATGAAAGCGCTAAGTTATCACTCAATGTTTTTTTTAGATAGTAAAACCGTCGGAAAAACAGCCGTCAGAGAAGCGGCAAGTCTTTATGATATTCCAGTTGTAGAACGAGATGTATTTTTAGACGATAAGCAAAATGAGGCTGTTATCAGTCAACAATTCGATTTAGCTATCAGAGTTGCACGTAAAAATGGTTCTGCCATTGCGATTGGGCATCCACATCCACAGACGCTCAATGTGCTTAAACACAAATTGGCTAACTTACCGTCTGATATTGAATTAATCAAAATCAGTCAACTTGTAACTCCTTTAACAACAGAATCTAAGCCGAAAGTAACATTAAAATATATTTTGGAGCACTGCATAAATCAATTAGAAGATGCATGGAATTTTAATAATAATCTAAATAAATAA
- a CDS encoding XTP/dITP diphosphatase: MQKIVLATNNQGKVNELQNLLADAGFNVVAQKEFNVPDVDETGLTFIENAILKARHTAKFTRLPAIADDSGLVINALNGAPGIYSARYAGEHGNDGSNNQKLLQELKNVPNEKRTAYFYCALAFMRHENDPTPIICLGKWNGIILNETRGDGGFGYDPLFYVPELNCSAAELTKEHKSQISHRGQALKQLIAKIKTEY, translated from the coding sequence ATGCAAAAAATTGTTTTAGCAACGAATAACCAAGGTAAAGTTAATGAGCTACAAAACCTTTTAGCCGATGCTGGTTTTAATGTTGTTGCACAAAAAGAGTTCAATGTGCCAGATGTGGATGAAACAGGTTTAACCTTTATTGAAAATGCGATATTAAAAGCAAGACATACTGCTAAATTTACTCGATTGCCAGCAATCGCTGATGATTCAGGATTAGTAATTAATGCACTTAACGGTGCTCCAGGTATCTATTCTGCCCGTTATGCTGGTGAACATGGTAATGATGGGAGTAATAATCAAAAATTATTGCAGGAATTAAAAAATGTACCAAATGAAAAACGTACTGCTTATTTTTATTGTGCATTGGCGTTTATGCGGCATGAAAATGATCCAACACCAATTATTTGTTTAGGAAAGTGGAATGGCATTATTTTAAATGAAACACGAGGTGATGGTGGCTTCGGCTATGATCCATTATTTTATGTACCTGAATTAAATTGTAGCGCCGCAGAGTTAACAAAAGAGCATAAAAGTCAGATTTCACATCGAGGACAAGCGCTTAAACAACTTATTGCTAAGATTAAAACCGAATATTAA
- the rluA gene encoding bifunctional tRNA pseudouridine(32) synthase/23S rRNA pseudouridine(746) synthase RluA encodes MLLEYHPPIDPWLSILHQDDHIVVVNKQPGILSVSGNKPQFIDSIIHRLQQKYSYVESVHRLDMATSGIMVVALSKLADREIKKQFRERIPKKTYIAVVYGHLEQDTGQVELPLICDWPNRPRQMVDLENGKHALTQYQVMSRNENNTTRVKLFPYTGRSHQLRVHMQAIGHPILGDKFYAHPEAFSMSQRLLLHAQSLTINHPKTGESMTFTCEPDF; translated from the coding sequence ATGCTTTTGGAATATCATCCACCTATTGACCCTTGGCTTTCAATCCTACATCAAGATGACCATATTGTCGTTGTTAATAAACAGCCTGGGATATTATCTGTATCAGGTAATAAACCTCAGTTTATTGATAGTATTATTCACCGTTTACAACAAAAATATAGTTATGTCGAATCTGTTCATCGCTTAGATATGGCAACCAGTGGTATTATGGTTGTAGCACTATCAAAATTAGCCGATCGAGAGATAAAAAAACAATTTCGTGAACGGATCCCCAAAAAAACATATATTGCTGTAGTATATGGGCATCTTGAGCAAGATACTGGACAAGTTGAACTACCTTTAATTTGTGATTGGCCAAATCGTCCAAGACAAATGGTGGATCTTGAAAACGGTAAACATGCATTAACTCAATATCAAGTCATGTCACGAAATGAGAATAATACCACCCGAGTTAAATTATTTCCGTATACGGGACGTTCACATCAATTACGTGTGCATATGCAAGCCATTGGGCATCCAATTTTGGGAGACAAATTTTATGCACATCCTGAGGCATTTTCGATGTCTCAAAGATTGCTGTTACATGCTCAATCACTGACAATAAATCATCCGAAAACAGGTGAAAGCATGACTTTTACGTGCGAGCCTGATTTTTGA
- the proS gene encoding proline--tRNA ligase: MRTSKYLLSTLKETPADAEVISHQLMLRAGMIRKVAAGLYTWLPTGYRVLKKVENIVREEMNKAGAIEVLMPVVQPADIWQESGRWEQYGPELLRIKDRGNRDFVLGPTHEEVITDLLRNEVSSYKQLPLNVYQIQTKFRDEVRPRFGVMRSREFIMKDAYSFHTSQASLQETYDDMYKAYSAVFTRAGLNFRAVRADTGSIGGNWSHEFQVLADSGEDDIVFSTESDYAANIEMAQALAPSQNRAAPTKAMEIVDTPNAKTIDELVQQFNLPIEKTVKTLMVKATKESGHQLVALLVRGDHTLNEIKAEKIDIVASPLEFATDEEIRAIVNAGPGSLGPINLNMPIIIDRDVAVMSDFSAGANIDHKHYFNINWERDVALPRIEDIRNVVEGDISPDGKGTLQIKRGIEVGHIFQLGTKYSEAMKATVQGEDGQNHVMIMGCYGIGVSRIVAAAIEQCHDDRGIVWPEAIAPFSVVIIPMNMYKSEKVQATAEKLYADLQATGIDVLFDDRKERPGVMFADAELIGIPHTIVIGERNLDNGEVEYKHRCGGDKQMVKIENIIEFIQNRRQLA, from the coding sequence ATGCGAACCAGTAAATATCTTCTTTCTACGTTAAAAGAAACACCAGCTGATGCTGAAGTAATTAGTCATCAATTAATGTTACGTGCCGGTATGATCCGAAAAGTTGCGGCAGGTTTATATACTTGGTTGCCGACTGGTTATCGTGTACTTAAAAAAGTTGAAAACATTGTCCGAGAAGAAATGAACAAAGCAGGGGCAATTGAAGTATTAATGCCTGTTGTTCAACCCGCTGATATTTGGCAAGAAAGTGGGCGTTGGGAACAATATGGCCCAGAGCTATTACGAATTAAAGACCGAGGTAATCGTGACTTTGTATTAGGACCAACGCATGAGGAAGTAATTACCGACCTACTACGAAATGAAGTTAGTTCTTATAAACAATTACCATTGAATGTTTATCAAATTCAAACCAAATTCCGCGATGAAGTCCGCCCACGTTTTGGGGTAATGCGTTCACGTGAATTTATTATGAAAGATGCCTACTCATTCCATACTTCACAAGCATCATTACAAGAAACTTATGATGACATGTACAAAGCTTATAGTGCTGTGTTTACTCGTGCAGGTTTAAACTTCAGGGCTGTACGTGCCGATACAGGATCAATTGGAGGCAATTGGTCACACGAATTCCAAGTCTTAGCTGACAGCGGTGAAGATGATATTGTCTTTTCAACTGAATCGGATTATGCAGCCAATATAGAAATGGCACAAGCATTAGCGCCGTCTCAAAATCGTGCAGCACCAACTAAAGCAATGGAAATTGTTGATACACCAAACGCTAAAACCATTGATGAATTAGTTCAACAGTTCAATTTACCAATTGAAAAAACTGTTAAAACATTGATGGTAAAAGCAACGAAAGAGAGTGGCCATCAATTAGTCGCATTATTGGTACGTGGTGATCATACTTTAAATGAAATCAAAGCTGAAAAAATTGATATCGTTGCTTCACCATTAGAATTTGCAACTGACGAAGAAATTCGTGCTATTGTTAATGCTGGTCCAGGTTCATTAGGTCCAATCAACCTAAATATGCCAATCATTATTGACCGTGATGTGGCAGTAATGAGTGATTTTAGTGCCGGAGCCAATATTGATCATAAACATTACTTTAATATCAATTGGGAACGAGACGTTGCACTACCACGTATTGAAGATATTCGTAATGTGGTTGAAGGGGACATTAGTCCAGATGGTAAAGGTACATTGCAAATTAAACGTGGCATTGAGGTTGGTCATATTTTCCAACTTGGAACTAAATATTCAGAAGCTATGAAAGCAACGGTTCAAGGCGAGGATGGACAAAACCACGTTATGATTATGGGTTGTTATGGTATTGGCGTAAGTCGTATTGTAGCTGCAGCGATTGAACAATGCCATGATGATCGTGGTATTGTATGGCCAGAAGCCATCGCGCCATTTAGTGTTGTCATTATTCCTATGAATATGTATAAATCTGAAAAAGTACAAGCAACGGCAGAAAAACTTTATGCGGATTTACAAGCAACAGGTATTGATGTGTTGTTTGACGATCGTAAAGAGCGACCAGGTGTGATGTTTGCAGATGCTGAATTAATTGGGATTCCGCACACCATTGTTATTGGTGAACGAAATCTAGATAATGGCGAAGTGGAATATAAACATCGTTGTGGTGGTGATAAACAGATGGTGAAAATTGAAAACATCATTGAATTTATCCAAAACCGTCGTCAATTGGCTTAA
- a CDS encoding dual specificity protein phosphatase family protein produces the protein MLYTTQQLRACYGFIKVKLANSLMLCCVCFMIIGCQSNMKPSVNLPNNFYKISDDLSRSEQPTRKQIQYLDKIGFKTIINLRLLHSDRDKLENTTLSEVWIKIRAGNISDEKMIEILKAIKQSPKPILIHCWHGSDRTGVAVAMYRMVFQNWSKPQAINELMKPEFGHHYNVYPNIIKYIENVDIEKIRAAVFQ, from the coding sequence ATGCTGTACACAACACAACAATTAAGAGCTTGTTATGGTTTTATCAAAGTAAAGTTAGCAAATTCATTAATGTTGTGTTGTGTCTGTTTCATGATAATCGGCTGTCAATCTAATATGAAACCTAGTGTGAATTTACCTAATAATTTTTATAAAATATCTGATGATCTTTCACGATCAGAACAGCCGACCAGAAAACAGATACAATATCTTGATAAAATAGGTTTTAAAACCATAATTAACTTGCGTCTATTGCATAGTGATCGTGACAAGTTAGAAAATACGACTCTTTCCGAAGTTTGGATTAAAATACGAGCAGGAAATATTTCTGACGAAAAAATGATTGAAATACTTAAAGCGATTAAGCAATCACCTAAACCAATTTTAATTCATTGTTGGCATGGTAGTGATCGCACTGGTGTTGCTGTAGCTATGTATCGTATGGTTTTCCAAAATTGGTCAAAACCACAGGCTATTAATGAGTTAATGAAACCTGAATTTGGTCATCACTATAATGTTTATCCTAATATTATCAAATATATCGAAAATGTTGATATCGAAAAAATTCGAGCCGCTGTATTCCAATAA
- the rapZ gene encoding RNase adapter RapZ — protein sequence MILMIVSGRSGSGKSIALRALEDMGFYCVDNIPVALLPQLADALKNNNTPVAVSIDIRNLPINFEFDHDILQKLPESVTPEIIFLDCSRNTLIRRYSETRRVHPLANQKHSLEEAIDLEENYLESLKSHASLVINTDNLSVHQLSDILRARILGKKERELTMIFESFGFKHGLPVDADFVFDVRFLPNPHWDINLRPLTGLDEPVINYLSKQDEVTNFIYQTANYLQQWLPMLEKNNRSYLTIAIGCTGGQHRSVFIAEQLAEFFKTQNKQIQIRHRTLEKK from the coding sequence TTGATTCTGATGATAGTAAGTGGTCGTTCTGGTTCTGGTAAATCAATTGCATTACGAGCGCTAGAGGATATGGGATTTTATTGTGTTGATAATATTCCTGTCGCTTTATTACCACAATTAGCCGATGCATTAAAAAACAATAATACCCCTGTCGCTGTTAGTATTGATATTCGTAATTTACCTATCAACTTTGAATTTGATCATGATATACTGCAAAAACTTCCTGAATCAGTAACGCCTGAAATTATTTTCTTAGACTGTAGCCGTAACACTCTTATCCGTCGTTATAGTGAAACAAGACGAGTACACCCTTTAGCCAATCAAAAGCATTCACTTGAAGAAGCAATCGATCTTGAAGAAAATTATTTAGAGTCATTAAAATCGCATGCCAGTTTGGTTATTAATACAGATAATCTTTCCGTTCACCAATTATCTGATATTTTAAGAGCGCGTATTTTAGGTAAAAAAGAGCGTGAATTAACTATGATTTTTGAATCATTTGGGTTTAAACACGGTTTGCCTGTTGATGCCGATTTTGTGTTTGATGTCCGTTTTTTACCTAATCCTCATTGGGATATCAATTTAAGACCCTTGACAGGATTAGATGAGCCTGTAATAAATTATCTATCAAAACAAGACGAAGTAACTAATTTTATCTATCAAACAGCTAATTATTTGCAACAATGGTTGCCAATGTTGGAGAAAAATAATCGCAGTTATTTAACTATCGCTATTGGCTGTACAGGAGGACAACACCGTTCTGTGTTCATTGCAGAGCAATTAGCTGAATTTTTTAAAACACAAAATAAACAAATACAAATTCGCCATAGAACATTAGAAAAAAAATAA
- the rluC gene encoding 23S rRNA pseudouridine(955/2504/2580) synthase RluC, protein MDSNVPQTKLQVSFVTISEENATQRIDNFLITHLKGVPKSMIYRILRKGEVRVNKKRVKPEYKLNNGDEIRIPPIRVAEKTTPEISTKLNKVADLEKAIIYEDDVILAINKPSGIAVHGGSGLSFGVIEGLRALRPEAKFLELVHRIDRETSGVLLIAKKRSALKALHEQLRLKQMQKNYLALVKGNWPSECKVVQAPLLKNVLKSGERVVKVDKEGKPSETRFKVEERFDFATLIKASPVTGRTHQIRVHTQYANHPIAFDDRYGDNQFDMQLADTKLNRLFLHAANVKFIHPKTLQEMQLHAPMDDKLQACLNQLRNDKYQQTESLK, encoded by the coding sequence ATGGATTCAAACGTTCCACAAACAAAATTGCAAGTCTCATTTGTCACAATTTCAGAAGAAAATGCGACACAACGAATTGATAACTTTTTAATTACACACCTAAAAGGTGTTCCTAAAAGTATGATTTATCGCATACTAAGAAAAGGTGAAGTAAGAGTTAATAAAAAACGCGTTAAACCTGAATATAAATTAAATAATGGCGACGAGATTCGTATTCCTCCTATTCGCGTTGCTGAAAAAACAACACCCGAAATTTCAACTAAGCTTAATAAAGTTGCTGATTTAGAAAAAGCAATCATTTATGAAGACGACGTTATTTTAGCCATTAATAAGCCTTCTGGTATTGCTGTTCATGGCGGAAGTGGTTTAAGTTTTGGTGTCATTGAAGGATTACGCGCATTAAGACCCGAAGCAAAGTTTTTAGAATTAGTTCATCGAATTGATCGTGAAACATCGGGTGTATTATTAATAGCAAAAAAACGTTCAGCATTAAAAGCATTACATGAGCAGCTTAGACTTAAACAGATGCAAAAAAATTATTTGGCATTAGTAAAAGGAAATTGGCCGTCAGAATGTAAAGTAGTGCAGGCACCATTACTTAAAAACGTATTAAAAAGTGGGGAACGTGTTGTCAAAGTTGATAAAGAAGGAAAACCTTCTGAAACGCGATTTAAAGTTGAAGAGCGATTTGATTTTGCAACTTTAATTAAAGCTAGTCCAGTTACAGGACGTACTCATCAAATTCGAGTTCATACTCAATATGCTAACCATCCAATTGCTTTTGATGATCGTTATGGTGATAACCAATTTGATATGCAACTGGCAGATACCAAACTTAACCGATTATTTTTACACGCAGCTAATGTGAAATTTATTCATCCTAAAACTTTACAAGAAATGCAGTTACATGCACCGATGGATGATAAGTTGCAAGCATGTTTAAATCAGCTTAGAAATGATAAATATCAACAAACAGAATCATTAAAATAA